The Leucobacter viscericola genome includes a window with the following:
- a CDS encoding MFS transporter: MTDHALTEQQRLVATIAILASFVTSLDASVTNVALPRIAADLGGGLATQQWVVDSYLVTLSALMLLAGSIADAYGRVFIMRIGLVGFGVASIAVGLAVNPEMMIVARAVQGAAGAFLLPSSLALITSRISGPAQGRAIGVWTAATTGAMIVGPLMGGLFTDYFSWRFVFLINVIPIAITLWMLVRLRGTDDRQTGVRIDCAGGAAAALGLGLAVWALIEEPSHGWASPQIWMPLVAGVILFAGFLWWQTRAASPILPLELFRVRNFWTGNLATLFIYAALSLNGFVVGVYLQNTDGPGLTATLAGLASLPITILMVLLSSKVGDLAGKYGPRLFMSVGPFLLAIGAFMLLWVGQPFSYWWQVLPSMIVMGLGLSIMVAPLTATILGAIGPERSGIASAVNNAISRVAGLIVIALLASIVGGSLDLAGFHSAAIVTGTLFLAGSLVSFLGIRNPARASI, encoded by the coding sequence ATGACCGATCACGCCCTCACGGAGCAGCAGCGGCTCGTCGCTACCATCGCGATCCTCGCCTCGTTTGTCACCTCACTCGACGCTTCGGTGACCAATGTTGCGCTGCCTCGGATTGCGGCGGATCTCGGCGGCGGTCTCGCAACCCAGCAGTGGGTGGTCGACAGCTACCTCGTGACTCTCAGCGCGCTCATGCTGCTGGCCGGGTCGATCGCCGACGCCTACGGGCGCGTGTTCATCATGCGCATTGGGCTTGTCGGATTTGGTGTCGCCTCGATTGCGGTTGGTCTTGCGGTCAACCCCGAGATGATGATCGTGGCGCGCGCCGTGCAGGGTGCAGCGGGCGCCTTTTTGCTGCCGAGCTCGCTCGCGCTAATTACCTCACGCATCTCCGGCCCCGCGCAGGGGCGGGCCATCGGCGTGTGGACTGCGGCGACAACCGGGGCGATGATCGTTGGGCCGCTAATGGGCGGCCTCTTTACCGATTATTTTTCGTGGCGATTCGTCTTTCTCATCAACGTCATTCCCATCGCAATCACTCTGTGGATGCTCGTGCGGCTGCGCGGCACTGACGACCGGCAAACGGGGGTGCGTATCGACTGTGCGGGTGGCGCTGCGGCGGCCCTGGGACTCGGGCTCGCGGTCTGGGCCCTGATCGAGGAGCCGTCCCACGGGTGGGCGAGCCCTCAGATCTGGATGCCCCTGGTCGCCGGGGTCATACTCTTTGCGGGGTTTCTGTGGTGGCAGACGCGCGCTGCGTCGCCGATCCTGCCGCTCGAGCTCTTCCGCGTGCGCAACTTCTGGACGGGCAACCTTGCGACACTGTTTATCTACGCGGCGCTGTCTCTCAACGGATTTGTTGTTGGGGTGTACCTGCAGAACACCGACGGCCCGGGGTTGACCGCTACCCTCGCGGGCCTCGCCAGCCTTCCGATCACGATCCTGATGGTGCTGCTGAGTTCGAAGGTCGGCGATCTCGCGGGCAAGTACGGACCGCGGCTGTTCATGTCGGTGGGGCCGTTTTTGCTAGCCATTGGAGCATTCATGCTGCTCTGGGTCGGTCAACCCTTTTCTTACTGGTGGCAAGTATTGCCGTCGATGATCGTGATGGGCCTTGGGCTTTCCATCATGGTCGCCCCGCTCACCGCGACGATTCTCGGCGCCATCGGCCCAGAACGAAGCGGCATCGCCTCGGCGGTGAACAACGCGATCTCGCGCGTGGCCGGACTCATCGTCATCGCGCTGCTCGCGAGCATTGTCGGCGGCAGCCTCGACCTTGCCGGGTTCCACTCGGCAGCCATTGTGACGGGCACGCTGTTTCTCGCGGGGTCGCTCGTCTCGTTTCTCGGGATCCGCAATCCTGCTCGGGCAAGCATTTAA
- a CDS encoding aminotransferase class V-fold PLP-dependent enzyme: MTASVNTAAFLQSQFSPAPGYLSACTGGLPSHATSAAMHRFTDSWAAGTMDARAIGKEADRCVELFATIAGVAPDRVAIGSQVSQLVSIVATSVPDGGEVLCASGDFASLTHPFEQLRGRGVTVRYVPVPELASSVNAKTSLVAFSLVQSASGVVADAAAIQRAAAAVGARTCVDLTQSLGWLPIGAGDFDYTVCHAYKWLCAPRGTAFLTVRAGLDDTLTPIAAGWCSADDVWGSCYAGHTPLAAGAGRFSVSPAWPIIEGTAAALELFTKLDPAFVHAHDLALANSAREVLGLPEGDSAIVTWADPEGTALAAMQRAGITASGRAGNARVSFHLWNTAADIEMLGRALGK, translated from the coding sequence ATGACCGCATCAGTCAACACCGCCGCTTTTCTGCAGAGCCAGTTCTCACCGGCACCCGGATACCTTTCCGCGTGCACGGGTGGCCTTCCCAGCCATGCAACGAGCGCGGCCATGCACCGCTTCACAGATTCCTGGGCTGCTGGAACGATGGACGCCCGAGCCATTGGCAAAGAAGCCGACCGCTGCGTTGAACTCTTCGCGACGATCGCTGGGGTGGCGCCAGATCGAGTGGCCATTGGGTCGCAGGTGTCACAGCTCGTATCGATCGTGGCGACCTCGGTGCCCGATGGTGGCGAGGTACTGTGCGCTTCAGGTGACTTCGCCTCGCTCACACATCCGTTTGAACAGCTCCGCGGTCGCGGGGTAACCGTGCGCTATGTGCCGGTGCCTGAACTGGCTTCTTCGGTCAATGCCAAGACCTCACTCGTGGCGTTTTCGCTCGTGCAGTCCGCTTCGGGTGTTGTCGCCGACGCGGCCGCGATCCAACGTGCCGCCGCCGCAGTCGGCGCGCGCACCTGTGTGGATCTCACCCAGTCACTCGGTTGGTTGCCCATTGGGGCTGGTGACTTCGACTACACCGTCTGCCACGCCTACAAGTGGCTGTGTGCACCGCGAGGCACCGCGTTCCTTACGGTCAGGGCAGGCCTCGACGACACGCTCACCCCGATCGCCGCCGGATGGTGTTCAGCCGACGACGTGTGGGGATCCTGCTACGCCGGTCACACTCCCCTCGCAGCGGGCGCTGGCCGATTCAGCGTGTCGCCTGCCTGGCCCATCATCGAGGGAACCGCCGCGGCACTCGAACTCTTCACGAAACTCGACCCGGCGTTCGTTCACGCGCACGACCTTGCGCTCGCGAACTCGGCCAGAGAAGTACTCGGCCTGCCCGAGGGCGACTCGGCCATCGTGACGTGGGCCGATCCTGAAGGCACAGCGCTGGCAGCCATGCAGCGGGCCGGGATCACCGCCTCGGGCCGCGCGGGCAACGCGCGGGTCTCATTCCACCTGTGGAATACAGCCGCAGACATCGAGATGCTTGGGCGAGCGCTCGGTAAGTGA
- a CDS encoding LysR family transcriptional regulator, with the protein MNTIRSADPLGSIDSTELRILHALALSGSLTATAAQLGLSQPAVSQRIKRVETRLAVPLIERSGRGIRLTPAGRILAEHGRTVVSEIDAALAAIDDLRGERAGTLRLVGFPSASATVVPAIMRTLAVQAPEVSLQYREAEPPTATEMLRDGEVDCALVFDYEGAAELPAGSAFMPLWREEVSLVVSDERAGDATSADLGEFSEEHWIAGCEKCRGHLLTAAGEAGFEPDIIQETDNVPAMLAMAAAGGAVALVPGLALAAARTLPEDARALPLAPPRYRTIGLVSMVTANESPQVKLAKRLLSEVDGSCWGLAPVDD; encoded by the coding sequence ATGAACACGATTCGCAGCGCCGATCCTCTCGGCTCAATCGACTCGACTGAGCTCCGCATTCTGCACGCCCTCGCCCTCTCCGGTTCACTCACGGCAACCGCCGCGCAGCTCGGCCTCAGCCAGCCCGCGGTCAGTCAGCGCATCAAGCGCGTTGAGACCAGGCTTGCGGTTCCGCTCATCGAGCGCAGCGGACGTGGCATTCGGCTTACGCCAGCAGGCAGAATTCTTGCGGAGCACGGCCGCACCGTCGTCTCCGAGATCGACGCTGCGCTGGCCGCGATCGACGATCTACGCGGCGAGCGCGCGGGCACCCTCCGTCTGGTGGGGTTTCCCTCCGCCTCCGCAACCGTCGTCCCCGCCATCATGCGCACACTCGCTGTGCAAGCGCCCGAGGTTTCGCTGCAGTACCGCGAGGCCGAGCCGCCCACGGCCACCGAGATGCTGCGCGACGGTGAGGTCGACTGTGCTCTCGTGTTTGACTACGAAGGAGCCGCCGAGTTGCCCGCCGGCAGCGCGTTTATGCCGCTGTGGCGCGAAGAAGTGAGTTTGGTCGTCTCAGACGAGCGCGCGGGCGATGCAACCTCGGCAGATCTGGGGGAGTTCTCGGAGGAGCACTGGATCGCTGGCTGCGAGAAGTGCCGCGGTCACCTGCTGACCGCCGCGGGCGAGGCGGGGTTCGAACCCGACATTATTCAAGAGACCGATAACGTGCCAGCGATGCTCGCGATGGCGGCGGCGGGTGGCGCGGTTGCGCTCGTTCCTGGCCTCGCGCTCGCTGCGGCGCGCACACTGCCCGAGGACGCCAGGGCGCTGCCACTTGCTCCGCCGCGCTATCGCACCATCGGTCTCGTCTCAATGGTCACCGCCAACGAGAGCCCTCAGGTGAAGCTCGCAAAGCGTTTGCTCTCTGAGGTGGACGGTAGCTGCTGGGGGTTAGCGCCCGTTGACGACTGA
- the gltX gene encoding glutamate--tRNA ligase: MTTDTLSTQSRVQRRTVTVLALATILGGLGVGASLSAGALLIADITGNPALSGLGSTMNAVGAAVAGIPLARLAAKRGRRIALATGNLTAVCGAVLVIVAAAAHIVPLLFVGLAVLGIAVAVQLQSRFAAADLALPERRGRDLSLVVWSITIGAVTGPNLIGPGEHLGEALGLPGLSGIFIFTIAAQLAAACVVWFGLRPDPLLESRRLAIAGEENGGSAAAAEVTVEAPSSPFPQYLTIAVIALAHAVMVGLMAMTPLHLTHHGGTIELVGFTISIHIAGMYALSPVFGFLTGRFGAIPVVFAGFVFLGLAALGTFSGGESVAIIQVALVLLGIGWSMVTVAGATLLTNLTPLAQRPRSQGQSDTTMNAAGALFGAASGVIFAIGGFPTLSVVAGVLILLGSRPLRGSPSSREGRLVGMAHTETPKFSNATGSDVRVRFCPSPTGTPHVGMVRTALFNWAYARHTGGTFVFRIEDTDAARDSEESYAQILDSLRWLGLDWDEGIDAGGSQGPYRQSERGEIYQGIIAQLVDGGYLYESYSTAEEIDARNEAAGRPKQLGYDNFDRDLTEEQRAAFRAEGRQPALRFRVPDTDLSFTDLVRGDITFPAGSTIDFVVVRPNGAPLYTLVNPVDDALMGITHVLRGEDLLSSTPRQIALHHALVNLGISEAIPQFGHLPYVLGEGNKKLSKRDPESNLLHHRERGFIPEGLLNYLSLLGWSIGPDRDIFTSEEMIAAFDVTDVNPNPARFDQKKADSINADHIRLLSEEDFGERIRPYLVASGVLPIEPSAHQKEIIRKAVPLVQSRVTVLSEVSAMLGFLFTSVEALEYEDDALKSLKDDAPQVLAAGTAALTEIPEAEWNTERIQTALQTALIDGLGLKPRVAFGALRVAASGRRVSPPLFESFELLGREESLARLAKLEGRLSVES; this comes from the coding sequence TTGACGACTGATACTCTCTCAACTCAATCTCGCGTGCAGCGCCGCACTGTCACGGTGCTGGCGCTCGCCACGATCCTCGGCGGTCTCGGTGTGGGCGCCTCGCTCTCGGCGGGTGCGTTGCTCATCGCCGATATTACGGGCAACCCCGCACTGTCGGGCCTCGGCTCCACCATGAACGCGGTCGGCGCGGCGGTCGCAGGAATCCCGCTCGCTCGGCTCGCGGCAAAACGCGGGCGCAGAATCGCGCTGGCTACCGGCAATCTCACCGCCGTGTGCGGTGCCGTGCTCGTCATCGTCGCAGCTGCCGCTCACATCGTTCCCCTCTTGTTTGTTGGGCTGGCCGTGCTCGGCATTGCCGTTGCCGTGCAACTGCAGTCGCGGTTTGCCGCGGCAGACCTCGCGCTGCCCGAGCGGCGAGGTCGGGATCTCTCGCTCGTCGTTTGGTCGATCACAATTGGCGCGGTCACCGGGCCTAACCTCATTGGCCCGGGGGAGCACCTGGGCGAAGCGCTCGGACTCCCCGGGCTCTCCGGCATCTTCATCTTCACGATCGCTGCTCAGCTGGCCGCGGCCTGTGTCGTGTGGTTCGGGCTGCGCCCGGATCCGCTGCTCGAATCACGCCGCCTCGCGATTGCCGGCGAAGAGAATGGCGGATCCGCGGCGGCTGCCGAGGTCACCGTCGAAGCGCCGAGCTCACCGTTTCCGCAGTACCTCACAATCGCGGTCATTGCCCTCGCTCACGCGGTCATGGTTGGCCTCATGGCGATGACACCGCTGCACCTGACGCACCACGGTGGCACCATCGAGCTCGTCGGATTCACCATCAGCATCCACATCGCTGGCATGTACGCTCTCTCGCCCGTGTTCGGTTTCTTGACCGGACGCTTCGGCGCGATCCCCGTCGTGTTCGCCGGATTCGTGTTTCTCGGCCTAGCAGCGCTCGGCACATTTTCCGGGGGAGAAAGCGTCGCGATTATCCAGGTGGCGCTTGTGCTGCTTGGTATCGGGTGGAGCATGGTGACGGTCGCGGGTGCAACGCTGCTCACGAATCTGACACCACTCGCACAGCGGCCAAGGAGTCAGGGCCAGTCAGACACCACGATGAACGCGGCGGGTGCACTCTTTGGTGCTGCCTCCGGGGTCATTTTTGCGATCGGTGGTTTCCCGACGCTGTCGGTCGTTGCCGGGGTTTTGATCCTCTTGGGATCGCGGCCGCTGCGCGGCTCGCCATCGTCACGCGAGGGTAGACTAGTGGGGATGGCACACACCGAGACCCCCAAATTTTCAAACGCGACCGGTTCCGACGTTCGCGTCCGCTTCTGTCCCTCTCCGACGGGCACACCGCACGTGGGTATGGTGCGCACCGCCCTGTTTAACTGGGCCTACGCGCGGCACACTGGCGGCACGTTTGTGTTCCGCATCGAAGACACAGATGCTGCGCGCGATAGCGAAGAGAGCTACGCGCAGATCCTCGATTCCCTGCGGTGGCTGGGCCTTGACTGGGACGAGGGCATCGACGCCGGCGGCTCGCAGGGGCCGTACCGCCAGTCAGAACGCGGCGAGATTTACCAGGGCATCATTGCCCAGCTGGTCGATGGTGGCTACCTCTACGAGAGCTACTCAACGGCCGAGGAAATCGATGCGCGCAACGAAGCCGCGGGTCGCCCGAAACAGCTCGGCTACGACAACTTTGATCGTGACCTCACTGAAGAGCAGCGCGCTGCCTTCCGCGCGGAGGGTCGCCAGCCCGCCCTGCGTTTCCGGGTGCCCGACACCGATCTTTCGTTCACTGACCTCGTGCGCGGCGACATCACGTTCCCTGCCGGCTCCACGATCGACTTTGTTGTGGTGCGCCCGAACGGCGCCCCGCTGTACACACTGGTGAACCCGGTTGACGACGCGCTCATGGGCATCACCCACGTGCTGCGCGGTGAAGACCTGCTCTCGTCGACGCCGCGCCAGATCGCCCTGCACCACGCACTTGTGAACCTCGGTATTTCAGAGGCGATCCCGCAGTTTGGGCACCTGCCTTACGTGCTGGGTGAGGGCAACAAGAAACTTTCGAAGCGCGATCCCGAGTCCAACTTGTTGCACCACCGCGAGCGTGGCTTCATTCCCGAGGGACTGCTGAACTACCTGTCGCTGCTGGGCTGGTCGATCGGCCCGGATCGCGACATCTTTACGAGCGAAGAGATGATCGCCGCGTTCGACGTGACCGACGTCAACCCGAACCCGGCTCGTTTCGACCAGAAGAAGGCCGACTCCATCAACGCGGATCACATCCGCCTGCTGAGCGAAGAGGACTTCGGCGAGCGGATCCGCCCGTACCTCGTTGCGAGCGGCGTGCTGCCAATCGAGCCGAGTGCGCACCAGAAAGAGATCATTCGCAAGGCAGTACCGCTCGTGCAGAGCCGTGTCACCGTGCTGTCGGAAGTCTCCGCAATGCTGGGCTTCCTCTTCACCTCGGTTGAGGCGCTTGAGTACGAAGACGATGCGCTTAAGTCTTTGAAAGACGATGCGCCCCAGGTGCTCGCTGCCGGTACCGCCGCGCTCACGGAGATTCCGGAGGCCGAGTGGAACACCGAGCGGATCCAAACCGCGCTGCAGACCGCCCTCATTGATGGGTTGGGTCTGAAGCCACGCGTTGCCTTTGGAGCGCTTCGAGTTGCTGCGTCCGGACGCCGCGTCTCTCCACCCCTGTTTGAATCGTTCGAGCTGCTGGGCCGCGAGGAGTCACTCGCGCGTCTCGCAAAGCTCGAGGGCCGCCTCAGCGTAGAGTCCTAG
- a CDS encoding NAD(P)/FAD-dependent oxidoreductase: protein MQETELPVGVAIIGGGPAGLSAGLQLVRANRRITVLDSNRPRHAATLRSHGFLTRDGVPPLEVRRLAREEFEAYPTAKVVQAVASEVTPLTRDEAIAVGFPDGIGFRVRGTGVRGAADAEVISRRVLIAAGLTEDLPDLPMIRAYYGTALHSCVECDGFEKSDKPLVLIGETSDLFARALLISRISSDLIVFTNGADTITPAQEEQLSKIGIRVERRQIDDIVGEKADMTGVRLADGEVIPRVGGFVRPRWHAPVEFLGENAIERDDWGLVVVDKRGETSVRGIYAVGDIVPPGPQQIVIAAGDGARVAAKLNMDMIRGALGVGLIDE from the coding sequence GTGCAAGAGACTGAGCTGCCCGTCGGAGTTGCAATCATCGGTGGAGGTCCCGCTGGCCTTTCAGCGGGGCTGCAGTTGGTGCGCGCGAATCGCCGCATCACGGTGCTCGATAGCAATCGGCCTCGGCACGCGGCGACACTGCGCTCGCACGGCTTTTTGACCCGGGACGGTGTGCCACCGCTTGAGGTGCGCAGGCTGGCGCGCGAAGAATTCGAGGCTTACCCGACCGCCAAGGTTGTGCAAGCCGTGGCGAGCGAGGTCACCCCGCTCACTCGAGATGAAGCGATCGCGGTTGGTTTCCCCGACGGCATCGGTTTCCGAGTGCGCGGCACCGGAGTGCGTGGGGCCGCAGACGCTGAGGTGATTTCGCGCCGCGTGTTGATCGCGGCCGGGCTCACCGAGGATCTGCCTGACCTCCCGATGATCCGCGCCTACTACGGCACCGCGCTGCACAGCTGTGTTGAGTGCGACGGTTTCGAAAAGAGTGACAAGCCGCTCGTGTTGATCGGCGAGACGAGCGATCTCTTCGCGCGCGCTCTGCTCATCAGCAGGATCAGCTCAGACCTCATTGTGTTCACAAACGGTGCTGACACGATCACCCCTGCGCAAGAGGAACAGCTTTCCAAGATCGGGATCCGCGTCGAGCGTCGTCAGATCGACGACATTGTTGGCGAAAAGGCCGACATGACCGGTGTTCGCCTCGCGGATGGTGAGGTTATTCCCCGTGTTGGTGGGTTTGTGCGCCCACGCTGGCACGCGCCCGTTGAGTTTCTCGGTGAAAACGCCATCGAGCGGGATGACTGGGGTCTTGTTGTTGTTGATAAGCGCGGGGAAACTTCTGTGCGAGGCATCTACGCGGTTGGCGACATCGTGCCGCCCGGCCCTCAGCAAATTGTGATCGCTGCGGGCGATGGTGCGCGGGTTGCCGCAAAGCTCAACATGGACATGATTCGCGGCGCACTGGGGGTTGGCCTCATCGATGAGTGA
- a CDS encoding queuosine precursor transporter → MSETEQKVEQAAAESSDSSKYLTPGARAAASGARYATISAVFVGILLISNVVAVKPIAFGAIPFGDFSLPLVFDGGVFLFPLAYILGDVLAEVYGLKATRRTIFTAFALAALASLTILATQISPPAAGWENQEAFAAVLGFVPRIVIASLTGFLAGQLLNAWVMDLMHRRSKGRFLRSRLIVSTLVGELADTLLFCTIAFAGIITGIDFVMYIVLGYLVKVLAEVVLLPVTTRVIRIVRRAEEAIAR, encoded by the coding sequence ATGAGTGAGACGGAGCAGAAAGTGGAACAGGCCGCAGCGGAATCGTCTGATTCCTCGAAATATCTGACGCCGGGTGCGCGGGCCGCTGCCAGCGGAGCTCGCTACGCGACAATCTCTGCTGTCTTCGTGGGGATCCTGTTGATCTCGAACGTGGTGGCCGTGAAGCCGATCGCGTTTGGTGCGATTCCGTTCGGCGATTTTTCGCTGCCGCTCGTTTTCGATGGTGGCGTGTTCCTCTTCCCGCTTGCCTACATCCTGGGTGATGTGCTCGCGGAGGTGTACGGGCTGAAAGCTACACGACGTACGATTTTCACGGCGTTTGCGCTTGCGGCGCTGGCCTCGCTCACGATCCTTGCCACCCAGATCTCACCACCCGCTGCCGGGTGGGAGAACCAGGAGGCCTTTGCCGCGGTCCTCGGGTTTGTGCCGCGCATTGTTATCGCGAGCCTCACCGGCTTCCTTGCAGGACAGTTGCTCAACGCATGGGTGATGGACCTCATGCACCGCCGCAGCAAGGGCCGCTTCCTGCGGTCTCGGTTGATCGTGTCAACACTTGTCGGCGAGCTGGCCGACACGCTGCTGTTTTGCACCATCGCCTTCGCGGGCATCATCACGGGCATTGATTTTGTGATGTATATCGTTCTCGGTTACCTCGTGAAGGTATTGGCCGAGGTCGTGCTGCTGCCCGTGACGACGCGCGTGATCCGAATTGTGCGTCGCGCCGAAGAGGCTATTGCGCGGTAA
- the tgt gene encoding tRNA guanosine(34) transglycosylase Tgt, which translates to MNDSTPPKTQPSPSDFSFTLEHRLEEGGARGSRDQALGRTGTIHTPHGEIQTPAFIPVGTKATVKAMLPETVKDLGGQAVLANAYHLFLQPGSDLVDEAGGLGKFMNWSGPTFTDSGGFQVMSLGVGFKKVISMAEEEYASTEVIASTKERLAHVDEDGVTFKSFLNGDRHRFTPEVSMQIQHQLGADIIFAFDECTTLMNTRIYQEDSVDRTARWAVRCLDEHARQTAERTHRPYQALFGVVQGAQYEDLRRKAASGLATMTGAEASEQQFDGFGIGGALEKSRLGTIVSWVNDELPENKPRHLLGISEPDDLFAAIAAGADTFDCVAPSRQARGGTMYSSRGRINAKSSGQRRSFEPLDAECDCYTCQNYTAAYLHHLFKAKEMLGSTLATIHNERFIVRLVDRIRESIVDGTFAELRDEVLGRQYGAEFAREAAAKHRLLTAQ; encoded by the coding sequence GTGAACGACTCCACTCCCCCAAAGACACAGCCCTCCCCCTCTGATTTCAGCTTTACTCTCGAGCATCGCCTAGAAGAGGGAGGCGCCCGCGGATCCCGCGATCAGGCACTCGGACGCACGGGAACGATCCACACTCCTCACGGCGAGATCCAAACCCCGGCCTTTATTCCGGTTGGCACCAAAGCAACGGTCAAGGCGATGCTGCCGGAAACCGTGAAGGATCTCGGTGGGCAGGCGGTACTCGCAAACGCTTACCATCTCTTCCTGCAGCCGGGCAGCGATCTCGTTGACGAGGCAGGTGGACTCGGCAAGTTCATGAACTGGAGCGGCCCAACCTTCACCGACTCGGGCGGGTTCCAGGTCATGTCACTCGGCGTCGGCTTCAAGAAGGTCATCTCTATGGCGGAGGAAGAGTACGCGAGCACCGAGGTCATCGCCTCAACAAAAGAGCGACTGGCTCACGTCGACGAAGACGGTGTCACCTTCAAGTCATTCCTCAACGGGGATCGCCACCGCTTCACACCTGAAGTCTCCATGCAGATCCAGCACCAGCTCGGCGCAGACATCATCTTCGCGTTCGACGAGTGCACCACTCTCATGAACACCCGCATCTACCAAGAAGACTCGGTCGACCGCACCGCACGTTGGGCGGTCCGTTGCCTCGACGAGCATGCCCGGCAAACGGCGGAACGAACCCACCGTCCGTATCAGGCACTTTTTGGTGTTGTTCAGGGCGCGCAGTATGAGGATCTGCGCCGCAAGGCAGCCTCGGGTCTCGCGACCATGACCGGTGCCGAAGCATCTGAGCAGCAGTTCGACGGGTTCGGGATCGGCGGGGCGCTCGAGAAGAGTCGCCTCGGCACCATCGTGTCGTGGGTTAATGACGAGCTTCCAGAAAACAAGCCCCGGCACCTGCTCGGTATCTCTGAACCCGATGACCTCTTTGCCGCGATCGCTGCGGGTGCCGACACCTTCGACTGCGTTGCTCCGTCGAGGCAGGCACGCGGCGGCACCATGTACTCTTCACGTGGTCGCATCAATGCCAAGTCCTCCGGGCAGCGACGCAGCTTCGAACCGCTCGACGCCGAGTGCGACTGCTACACCTGCCAGAACTACACCGCCGCCTACCTGCACCACCTGTTCAAGGCCAAGGAGATGCTCGGCTCAACCCTCGCGACGATTCACAACGAGCGGTTTATCGTGCGTCTTGTTGACCGTATTCGCGAGAGCATTGTCGACGGCACCTTTGCCGAGCTCCGCGATGAGGTGCTTGGGCGACAGTACGGTGCAGAATTTGCGCGCGAGGCTGCCGCTAAGCATCGCCTACTTACCGCGCAATAG